From a region of the Candidatus Methylomirabilota bacterium genome:
- a CDS encoding phosphoribosyltransferase family protein — protein sequence MPPRDKRALPASEPGASRAAPVDPEVREKIHLEILRRTGAYRANDHFLLPSGHHAPEFIDKALVTSEPSFTEGLGAVIAKHFAEWPVDVVLSTGLGALILAHCVARALPHRPLLVYATKGVTGPQRRVRLPDEFARFITRGAKVLIVEDLITTGETLKLLFRLVEQAGGTVVGIACLWQRNSKVDLRVPVFSLVRRDFPTYDPKDCPLCKQGVPLNGEFASRSM from the coding sequence ATGCCCCCCCGGGACAAGCGGGCGCTCCCCGCGAGCGAGCCCGGCGCCTCGCGAGCCGCCCCGGTGGACCCCGAGGTCCGCGAGAAGATCCACCTCGAGATCTTGCGACGGACCGGGGCATACCGCGCCAACGACCACTTTCTGTTGCCCTCCGGCCACCACGCCCCCGAGTTCATCGACAAGGCCCTGGTGACGAGCGAGCCTTCGTTCACGGAGGGGCTGGGGGCGGTCATCGCCAAACACTTCGCCGAGTGGCCGGTGGACGTGGTCCTGTCGACGGGCCTGGGGGCCCTGATCCTGGCGCATTGCGTCGCCCGCGCCCTGCCCCACCGCCCGCTGCTCGTCTACGCCACCAAGGGAGTGACCGGGCCGCAGCGGCGCGTCCGGCTCCCGGACGAGTTCGCGCGGTTCATCACCCGGGGCGCGAAGGTCCTCATCGTCGAGGACCTGATCACCACCGGCGAGACCCTCAAGCTCCTCTTCCGTCTGGTCGAGCAAGCGGGCGGGACCGTCGTGGGGATCGCCTGCCTCTGGCAGCGGAACTCGAAGGTCGACCTGCGGGTCCCCGTGTTCAGCCTGGTCCGGCGGGACTTCCCGACCTACGACCCGAAGGACTGCCCCTTGTGCAAGCAAGGGGTACCGCTCAACGGGGAGTTCGCCTCGCGCTCCATGTAG
- a CDS encoding GAF domain-containing protein produces MTTVEAGSPEERAQLLEVLRKILQSIGSVRDEWEIFETAVRETARQLRYDWVSLVLEDLDEHTARVFLSSPPGTGALRVGEVVDRRSGFWEAMRTGQPFVRDGFQGPEPLWEDAPLRSLGITAYAAIPLLIRGKVIGTFNVGTRDPAGLTTHIPLLTQLAEFLANAVLAARLIGEVQAGLARLRERVASPPLPPL; encoded by the coding sequence GTGACGACGGTCGAAGCGGGAAGCCCGGAAGAGCGCGCCCAGCTCCTCGAGGTGCTCCGGAAGATCCTCCAGTCCATCGGGTCCGTGCGCGACGAGTGGGAGATCTTCGAGACGGCGGTCCGCGAGACCGCCCGGCAGCTCCGTTACGACTGGGTCAGCCTCGTCCTCGAGGACCTGGACGAGCACACCGCGCGCGTCTTCCTCTCCTCGCCGCCGGGCACCGGCGCGCTCCGCGTCGGCGAGGTCGTCGACCGGCGCTCGGGCTTCTGGGAGGCGATGCGGACGGGGCAGCCCTTCGTCCGGGACGGCTTCCAGGGGCCCGAGCCGCTGTGGGAGGACGCGCCGCTCCGGAGCCTGGGCATCACCGCGTACGCGGCGATCCCCCTGCTGATCCGGGGCAAGGTCATCGGGACCTTCAACGTCGGGACCCGCGATCCTGCCGGTCTGACCACCCACATCCCGCTCCTCACGCAGCTCGCCGAATTCCTGGCGAACGCCGTCCTGGCCGCCCGCCTGATCGGCGAGGTGCAGGCGGGGCTCGCGCGACTGCGCGAGAGAGTGGCGAGTCCGCCCCTGCCACCTCTCTAG
- a CDS encoding PAS domain S-box protein has protein sequence MPSDPPISVLVVDDSDTVRRLVRQVLHGAGFGVREAATGSDALRLAADHPGHPDLIILDVRLPDIDGFEVCRRLKVDPATASVPVLLLSGVYREVADRIRGLETGADGYLTKPFESAELVATVRALLRLRRAEAALRQSEVRRRAAEAVTEVGNILSQSLDHERVGQRIVDSLRTLLRTRASALYRLEPHSGDLVSMAASGEVGPAFGNVVLPRGTGLAGLALREGQPVASPNVLTDPRIVLTPEARAGLEHATFRAALAVPLRVADRLIGALAVGDLEGRTFDAEDIRLAQAFAGHAGLALENARLYRDVKDARDFLQSILENSPDAILTTDVHGRITYFSPGAEQMFGYRSPDVLGRAVADFYPAGRAEARALMERLRVEAQIRNYETAFRAQDGRWVEINTSVSLLRDAAGTINGTLGIIKDMTERKRAEAARAASETLLRTIIDTEPECVTLVAANATLLDMNRAGLAMIEADSLDEVLGKPVDPLVVPEYRSAFRALLERVFRGESGELAFQIIGIKGTRRWLESHAVPLRDRAGEIAALLAITRDISERKRAEEALRRSEEQLRQSQKMEAIGRLAGGVAHDFNNLLSVITGRTGILLHRMASDDPARRHVELIEKTADRAASLTHQLLAFSRKQVLQPTILDLNAVVAGMEKMLRRLIGEDIQLVTVPGPSLGRVRADRVQLEQVLLNLAVNARDAMPEGGRLILETANAELDEVFVRHHPGARTGAYVMLAVSDTGVGMGAETQAHLFEPFFSTKGPGKGTGLGLATVYGIVKQSDGYISVYSEPKQGTAFKIYLPRVEAVAADLGAPREVAGPPRGSETLLLVEDEDSVRDAAREILQLLGYTVLEARHPGEALLIGERHPGPIQLLVTDVVMPQMSGFELATRLGNLRPDMKVLYVSGYPANAIDQRGVFDVRGAFLPKPFTLDALARKVRESLDG, from the coding sequence ATGCCCAGTGATCCGCCCATCAGCGTCCTCGTGGTGGACGACTCCGACACAGTGCGGCGCCTGGTCCGCCAGGTCCTGCACGGCGCCGGATTCGGGGTGCGGGAGGCCGCGACCGGTTCGGACGCCCTCCGCCTGGCGGCTGATCACCCCGGGCACCCCGACCTGATCATTCTCGATGTGCGGCTGCCCGACATCGACGGATTCGAAGTCTGCCGGCGGCTCAAGGTCGATCCGGCGACCGCCTCGGTTCCTGTGCTGCTGCTCTCCGGGGTCTATCGGGAGGTGGCCGACCGGATCCGGGGGCTCGAGACCGGCGCCGATGGGTATCTGACCAAGCCCTTCGAGTCGGCCGAGCTGGTGGCCACCGTGCGCGCCCTTCTCCGACTGCGGCGAGCCGAAGCGGCGCTCCGGCAGAGCGAGGTCCGCCGGCGCGCCGCCGAGGCAGTGACCGAGGTCGGCAACATCCTCAGTCAGTCGCTCGATCACGAACGGGTGGGGCAGCGCATCGTGGACAGCCTCCGCACGCTGCTCAGGACGCGGGCTTCCGCCCTGTATCGCCTCGAGCCGCACTCCGGAGACCTGGTCTCGATGGCGGCGTCCGGCGAGGTCGGGCCCGCCTTCGGCAACGTCGTGCTGCCCCGAGGAACGGGACTGGCCGGCCTCGCCCTGCGAGAGGGCCAGCCGGTCGCCTCGCCCAACGTCCTGACGGATCCCCGGATCGTGTTGACGCCGGAGGCCCGGGCCGGCCTGGAGCATGCCACCTTCCGAGCGGCCCTGGCCGTCCCGCTGCGGGTCGCCGATCGGCTCATCGGGGCGCTCGCGGTGGGCGACCTGGAAGGGCGGACGTTCGACGCGGAGGACATCCGTCTGGCTCAGGCTTTCGCCGGCCATGCCGGCCTGGCCCTCGAGAATGCCCGCCTCTACCGGGACGTCAAGGATGCCCGTGACTTCCTCCAGTCCATTCTCGAGAACTCCCCGGACGCGATCCTCACGACGGACGTCCACGGCCGGATCACGTACTTCAGTCCCGGGGCCGAGCAGATGTTCGGCTACCGATCCCCGGACGTCCTGGGTCGGGCCGTCGCGGATTTCTATCCCGCGGGCCGCGCGGAGGCGCGAGCCCTCATGGAGCGTCTCCGGGTCGAGGCGCAGATTCGGAACTACGAAACCGCCTTCCGGGCCCAGGATGGCCGGTGGGTCGAGATCAACACGTCGGTCTCCCTCCTGCGGGATGCCGCCGGCACGATCAACGGGACGCTGGGGATCATCAAGGACATGACCGAGCGCAAGCGAGCCGAGGCGGCCCGGGCCGCCAGCGAGACGCTGCTCCGGACCATCATCGACACCGAGCCGGAGTGCGTGACGCTGGTCGCCGCGAACGCGACGTTGCTGGACATGAATCGGGCAGGCCTGGCCATGATCGAGGCCGATTCCCTGGATGAGGTGCTGGGCAAGCCGGTCGATCCGCTGGTCGTCCCCGAGTATCGTTCAGCCTTCCGGGCCCTTCTGGAGCGAGTCTTCCGGGGTGAGTCGGGCGAGCTGGCGTTCCAGATCATCGGCATCAAGGGCACCCGCCGCTGGCTCGAGAGCCACGCGGTCCCGCTGCGGGACCGGGCCGGCGAGATCGCGGCGCTGCTGGCCATCACCCGCGACATCAGCGAGCGCAAGCGCGCCGAGGAGGCGCTGCGCCGCAGCGAGGAGCAGCTTCGCCAATCCCAGAAGATGGAGGCGATCGGCCGACTGGCCGGCGGCGTCGCCCACGACTTCAACAACCTGCTGTCGGTGATCACCGGCCGGACCGGCATCCTGCTCCATCGGATGGCCTCGGACGATCCCGCGCGCCGGCACGTGGAGCTGATCGAGAAGACCGCCGATCGCGCGGCGTCCCTGACCCACCAGCTGCTCGCCTTCAGCCGCAAGCAGGTCCTCCAGCCGACCATCCTCGACCTGAACGCGGTGGTGGCCGGCATGGAGAAGATGCTGCGGCGGCTCATCGGCGAGGACATCCAGCTGGTCACGGTTCCCGGCCCTTCCCTCGGGCGGGTGAGGGCGGACCGGGTCCAGCTCGAGCAGGTGCTGCTCAACCTCGCGGTGAACGCCCGTGACGCCATGCCCGAGGGCGGCCGCCTCATCCTGGAGACGGCCAATGCCGAGCTCGACGAGGTCTTCGTCCGTCACCATCCCGGGGCCCGGACCGGCGCCTACGTCATGCTCGCCGTGAGCGATACTGGCGTCGGGATGGGTGCCGAGACGCAGGCGCACCTCTTCGAGCCCTTCTTCAGCACCAAGGGGCCGGGAAAGGGGACGGGACTCGGCCTGGCGACCGTCTACGGCATCGTCAAGCAGAGCGACGGCTACATCTCGGTCTACAGCGAGCCGAAGCAGGGCACCGCGTTCAAGATCTATCTCCCCCGGGTCGAAGCGGTGGCGGCGGACCTCGGAGCGCCCCGGGAGGTGGCCGGACCGCCCCGAGGCTCGGAGACCCTCCTGCTCGTCGAAGACGAGGACAGCGTCCGCGACGCCGCCCGCGAGATCCTGCAGCTCCTCGGCTACACCGTGCTGGAGGCCCGGCATCCCGGCGAGGCCCTGCTGATCGGCGAGCGCCACCCCGGGCCGATTCAGCTGCTGGTGACCGATGTCGTGATGCCGCAGATGAGCGGGTTCGAGCTAGCCACTCGGCTCGGTAATCTGCGACCCGATATGAAGGTGCTCTACGTCTCCGGCTACCCAGCCAATGCGATCGATCAGCGCGGCGTGTTCGACGTGCGGGGCGCGTTCCTTCCCAAGCCCTTCACCCTCGACGCCCTGGCGCGCAAGGTCCGCGAGAGCCTGGACGGGTGA
- a CDS encoding cytochrome c, whose protein sequence is MGVLSLLLSICVLPAVARAQGGGAGDPVARGKYVFGAAGGCGCHSEPDKTLNSGGRRYDGPFGTVYSTNITPDPKTGIGSWTDDQIIAAIRLGRRPDGERIIPVHPYTVFNGMAEGDLRALVAYLRSVPPVSRPNQSKHITVPLFESVFLPAWLAAFAPREVPPPAAPTTGVARGEYLVRAVSHCGECHSPRTMTYATDNSRFLGGNPKGADGDPVPNITPDKDTGLAWSEAEIAEYLGTGHKPDGDVAGGLMGEVIQGSSAGFKDLSKEDRLAIARYLKTLPPVKHKVIR, encoded by the coding sequence ATGGGAGTACTCTCCCTTCTGCTCTCCATCTGTGTGCTCCCGGCAGTGGCGCGCGCGCAGGGCGGTGGGGCCGGCGACCCGGTGGCTCGCGGAAAATACGTCTTCGGCGCCGCCGGCGGCTGCGGGTGTCACAGCGAGCCCGACAAGACGCTCAACAGCGGCGGGCGCCGCTACGACGGCCCGTTCGGAACGGTCTACTCTACCAACATCACGCCAGACCCGAAGACGGGCATCGGGAGCTGGACCGACGATCAGATCATCGCCGCGATCCGCCTGGGCCGCCGGCCGGACGGCGAGCGGATCATCCCGGTCCACCCCTACACGGTCTTCAACGGGATGGCCGAGGGGGACCTGCGCGCCCTCGTCGCCTACCTGCGATCGGTGCCGCCGGTGAGCCGCCCGAACCAGTCCAAGCACATCACGGTGCCCTTGTTCGAAAGCGTCTTCCTGCCGGCGTGGCTGGCGGCCTTCGCGCCCCGCGAGGTCCCGCCCCCGGCAGCGCCCACCACCGGCGTGGCCCGCGGCGAGTACTTGGTGCGGGCGGTGAGCCACTGCGGCGAGTGCCACAGCCCGCGGACGATGACCTACGCGACGGACAACTCGCGGTTTCTGGGGGGCAATCCGAAGGGGGCGGACGGCGATCCGGTCCCGAACATCACGCCCGACAAGGATACCGGCCTCGCGTGGAGCGAGGCGGAGATCGCCGAGTACCTGGGGACCGGCCACAAGCCGGATGGTGACGTCGCGGGGGGGTTGATGGGAGAGGTGATCCAGGGCTCGTCGGCCGGCTTCAAGGACCTCAGCAAGGAGGACCGACTGGCCATCGCCCGTTACCTCAAGACTCTTCCCCCCGTCAAGCACAAGGTGATCAGGTAA
- the tsaB gene encoding tRNA (adenosine(37)-N6)-threonylcarbamoyltransferase complex dimerization subunit type 1 TsaB, which yields MKLLAVETSTLMGAAALLEDDTVVAECRLNIAVTHSERLLAAVDHLLEAARWQLADVEGLAVAIGPGSFTGLRIGVSTMKSLAYATGTPLCGVPTLDALAWSLPFAAYPVCPILDAKKGEVYAALYRTREGRVERLWDYRALAPEALAEELGREDLGPVVFLGDGVAPAAPVLSRALGAAARFAPPAHRLPSAATVAELGRGALLRGEAADPATLVPLYLRRSEAELGRERQRVGHPH from the coding sequence GTGAAGCTGCTCGCCGTGGAGACCTCCACGCTCATGGGGGCGGCCGCCCTCCTCGAGGACGACACCGTGGTGGCAGAGTGTCGCCTGAACATCGCCGTCACTCACTCCGAGCGCCTCCTGGCGGCGGTCGACCACCTGCTCGAGGCCGCCCGCTGGCAGCTCGCGGACGTGGAGGGCCTGGCGGTGGCCATCGGCCCGGGCTCGTTCACCGGGCTCCGGATCGGCGTCAGCACCATGAAGAGCCTGGCCTACGCAACGGGTACGCCGCTCTGCGGCGTCCCGACCCTCGATGCCCTGGCCTGGAGCCTTCCGTTCGCCGCCTACCCGGTGTGCCCGATCCTCGACGCCAAGAAAGGCGAGGTCTACGCGGCGCTTTACCGGACTCGGGAGGGCCGGGTGGAGCGGCTCTGGGACTACCGGGCGCTCGCGCCCGAGGCGCTGGCCGAGGAGCTCGGGCGGGAAGACCTCGGGCCGGTGGTGTTCCTGGGTGACGGCGTGGCGCCGGCCGCCCCGGTCCTGAGCCGCGCCCTGGGTGCGGCCGCCCGCTTCGCCCCTCCCGCGCACCGGCTGCCGTCGGCCGCGACGGTGGCCGAGCTGGGACGGGGCGCGTTGCTCCGCGGCGAGGCCGCCGACCCGGCCACCCTCGTTCCCTTGTATCTCCGGCGCTCGGAAGCCGAGCTCGGCCGGGAGCGGCAGCGTGTCGGACATCCGCATTGA
- a CDS encoding CaiB/BaiF CoA-transferase family protein yields the protein MARAFAGIRILDLTRLLPGAYCSLLFADLGAEVIKVEEPGLGDYARASAPHWGQSGIGAYFLLLNRNKKSIALNLKSDAGKEVFRRLAATADVLLESFRPGVMDRLGLGWEVLSGLNPRLVYCAISGYGQDGPYRHLVGHDINYMGYAGALSVTGPRGGAPLMPGVQVADLGGGSLLAAFGIAAALHHRMVSGRGQLVDASMTDGVVSWLAPYLGPYFATGKQPGRGEERLNGGWVCYQVFETADGRHITLGALEPKFWANLCRVLGREDLVAHQYAEGEVRDRVEAELRSIFRTRSRDEWVRLLQTTDVCAGPVLTLDEVIRDPQLAHRGLFQEVEHPAIGPLPQVAFPVKLSATPGRIEQAPPELGAHTDEVLEELGYDAETIQGFRRDGVV from the coding sequence ATGGCGCGAGCGTTCGCGGGGATTCGGATTCTCGACCTCACCCGGCTGCTTCCCGGGGCCTACTGCTCGCTGCTCTTCGCGGACCTGGGGGCCGAGGTCATCAAGGTCGAGGAGCCCGGCCTGGGCGACTACGCGCGGGCGTCGGCTCCCCACTGGGGGCAATCGGGCATCGGCGCCTACTTCCTCCTGCTGAACCGGAACAAGAAGAGCATCGCGCTCAACCTCAAGAGCGACGCCGGCAAGGAGGTCTTCCGGCGTCTCGCGGCCACCGCCGACGTCCTGCTCGAGAGCTTCCGGCCGGGGGTGATGGATCGCCTCGGCCTCGGCTGGGAGGTCCTCTCGGGGCTCAACCCCCGGCTGGTCTACTGCGCCATCTCGGGCTACGGGCAGGATGGCCCGTACCGACACCTCGTGGGGCACGACATCAACTACATGGGATACGCCGGGGCTCTCTCGGTTACCGGCCCTCGCGGCGGCGCGCCCCTGATGCCGGGCGTGCAGGTCGCGGACCTCGGCGGCGGCTCGCTCCTGGCCGCGTTCGGCATCGCCGCCGCCCTCCATCACCGGATGGTGTCCGGCCGTGGTCAGCTCGTCGACGCCTCGATGACCGACGGTGTCGTGTCGTGGCTCGCGCCGTATCTGGGGCCCTACTTCGCCACCGGCAAGCAGCCTGGGCGGGGCGAGGAGCGGCTCAACGGCGGGTGGGTCTGCTACCAGGTCTTCGAGACGGCCGACGGCCGGCACATCACGCTCGGAGCGCTCGAGCCCAAGTTCTGGGCGAATCTTTGCCGCGTGCTGGGGCGGGAGGACCTGGTGGCGCACCAGTACGCGGAGGGGGAGGTCCGCGACCGGGTGGAGGCGGAACTGCGTAGCATCTTCCGGACCCGGAGCCGGGACGAGTGGGTCCGACTGCTCCAGACGACCGATGTCTGTGCCGGGCCCGTGCTCACCCTCGACGAGGTGATTCGGGACCCGCAGCTCGCCCACCGCGGTCTCTTCCAGGAAGTCGAGCACCCGGCCATCGGGCCGCTGCCCCAGGTCGCGTTTCCGGTCAAGCTCTCCGCGACGCCGGGCCGAATCGAGCAGGCGCCTCCCGAGCTCGGCGCCCACACGGACGAGGTGCTCGAGGAGCTCGGCTACGACGCGGAGACGATCCAGGGGTTCCGGCGCGACGGCGTCGTCTAG
- the rimI gene encoding ribosomal protein S18-alanine N-acetyltransferase yields MSDIRIEPMRLDDLDEVLAIERVSFPHPWSRRAFHYELRENRVARLWVARSPEGPGAPVIAYLCLWFVAHEVHVTNFAVHPAHRHRGIGRRLMGTLLELYRQQGAARVALEVRPSNHEARRLYESFGFRQVGLRKGYYFDTGEDALLMEAILAPDGTPGREEPPARRAAGNPRTD; encoded by the coding sequence GTGTCGGACATCCGCATTGAGCCGATGCGGCTCGACGACCTCGACGAGGTCCTCGCGATCGAGCGCGTCTCGTTCCCTCATCCCTGGTCCCGCCGGGCGTTCCACTACGAGCTCCGGGAGAATCGGGTCGCCCGGCTGTGGGTCGCTCGGAGCCCCGAAGGCCCCGGCGCGCCGGTCATCGCCTACCTGTGCCTCTGGTTCGTCGCCCACGAGGTGCACGTGACGAACTTCGCCGTCCATCCCGCCCATCGCCACCGGGGGATCGGCCGCCGACTCATGGGGACGCTGCTCGAGCTCTATCGGCAGCAAGGGGCGGCCCGGGTGGCCCTCGAGGTGCGACCCAGCAACCACGAGGCCCGGCGGCTCTACGAGTCCTTCGGTTTCCGTCAGGTGGGCCTGCGCAAGGGCTACTACTTCGACACCGGCGAGGATGCCCTGCTCATGGAGGCGATCCTGGCTCCCGACGGAACGCCGGGCCGGGAGGAGCCGCCCGCCCGGCGGGCCGCCGGGAACCCTCGGACCGATTGA
- a CDS encoding cytochrome c3 family protein: MRGEAGAWTAGAALVSLGLGLPLVFGSALYTKERDDRFCVSCHLHEEKFTRFQARPTATDLASAHHASRQGVRCIDCHGGADPAMRLRVWAVAGFDTVKFLVGRYGEPRGMRLRLRDAECRQCHDPIVKVSLEQEEAQEGRGDTFHAIIEHRSVKIACVACHTSHTSGQKRLAFIERKTVLPICRNCHERMGEEVGG, from the coding sequence ATGCGGGGGGAGGCGGGGGCCTGGACGGCTGGTGCCGCCCTGGTGAGTCTGGGCCTCGGCCTTCCCCTCGTGTTCGGCAGCGCCCTGTACACGAAGGAGCGGGACGACCGCTTCTGCGTCTCGTGCCACCTCCACGAGGAGAAGTTCACCCGCTTCCAGGCGCGACCGACCGCGACCGATCTGGCCTCCGCCCACCACGCGAGCCGGCAGGGCGTCCGCTGCATCGATTGCCACGGCGGGGCCGACCCGGCCATGCGGCTCCGCGTGTGGGCGGTGGCCGGGTTCGACACCGTGAAGTTCCTCGTCGGGCGCTACGGCGAGCCTCGGGGCATGCGACTTCGCCTGCGCGACGCGGAGTGCCGGCAGTGCCATGACCCGATCGTGAAGGTGAGCCTCGAGCAGGAGGAGGCCCAGGAGGGGCGGGGCGACACGTTCCACGCGATCATCGAGCACCGGTCCGTCAAGATCGCCTGCGTGGCCTGTCACACGTCGCACACGTCCGGCCAGAAGCGGCTCGCGTTCATCGAGCGGAAGACCGTGCTCCCGATCTGCCGGAACTGCCACGAGCGCATGGGCGAGGAGGTCGGGGGGTAG
- the meaB gene encoding methylmalonyl Co-A mutase-associated GTPase MeaB, which translates to MERGLELVDRMLGGDRLALARLITLVENRSPLVPEIMRRIYPRTGRAYTVGITGPPGAGKSTLVDALTALFRKTEAPVGIVAVDPTSPFTGGAVLGDRIRMQSHTLDPGVFIRSMATRGSLGGLARATADVQKLFDAFGMGFILIETVGVGQTELDIIKLADTTVVVLVPESGDAIQTMKAGLLEVADIFVVNKADRDGAQALMTELRYMVHLHREGQQASRQLDWEVPILGTVGVSGGGVEELWAEVGRHREALTTSGMLERRRQARRARELRDLIVAELRREVDRALADGASLAPLIAEVEAGRLDPYTAIAEILDRFRLVPRARL; encoded by the coding sequence ATGGAGCGCGGCCTCGAGCTGGTCGACCGGATGCTGGGCGGCGACCGCCTGGCGCTGGCCCGGCTGATCACCCTCGTGGAGAACCGGTCACCGCTGGTCCCGGAGATCATGCGGCGGATCTACCCCCGCACCGGCCGGGCCTACACGGTCGGCATCACGGGGCCGCCGGGGGCCGGCAAGAGCACGCTGGTCGACGCCCTGACCGCGCTCTTTCGCAAGACCGAGGCTCCGGTCGGCATCGTCGCCGTCGACCCGACCAGTCCCTTCACCGGCGGGGCGGTGCTCGGTGACCGCATCCGCATGCAGTCGCACACCCTCGACCCCGGCGTCTTCATCCGCAGCATGGCCACCCGCGGCAGCCTGGGCGGGCTGGCCCGCGCCACCGCCGACGTCCAGAAGCTCTTCGACGCCTTCGGGATGGGCTTCATCCTGATCGAGACCGTCGGCGTCGGCCAGACCGAGCTCGACATCATCAAGCTGGCTGACACCACGGTCGTGGTGCTGGTCCCCGAGTCGGGCGATGCCATTCAGACGATGAAGGCGGGGCTTCTCGAGGTGGCCGACATCTTCGTCGTGAACAAGGCCGACCGGGACGGCGCCCAGGCGCTGATGACGGAGCTCCGGTACATGGTCCACCTCCACCGCGAGGGCCAGCAGGCCTCCCGCCAGCTGGACTGGGAGGTGCCGATCCTGGGCACCGTGGGGGTGAGCGGCGGCGGCGTGGAGGAGCTGTGGGCCGAGGTGGGCCGGCATCGCGAGGCCCTCACGACCAGCGGGATGCTCGAGCGGCGACGGCAAGCGCGGCGAGCCCGGGAGCTGCGCGACCTCATCGTCGCCGAGCTCCGGCGCGAGGTCGATCGCGCCCTCGCCGATGGCGCGTCGCTCGCGCCGTTGATCGCCGAGGTGGAGGCCGGCCGCCTGGATCCGTACACGGCGATCGCCGAGATCCTCGACCGCTTCCGCCTCGTGCCCAGGGCCCGTCTCTAG